The genome window tattttctcacgcacttgttcacaaagaggtgaacctcgccccatctttgcttgtgaatgactgagccattcagggaagctccttttctacccaatcattgcacccacctcttcccaatgagcctgttcacctgtgggatgttccaaacaggtgttggatgagcattcctcaactttctcactctttttttgccacctgtcccagcttttttggaacgtgttgcagccataaaattctaaattcatgattatttcctaaaaacaataaggtttatcagtttgaacatgaaatatcttgtatttgtagtgtattcaattacatataagttgaacatgatttgcaaatcattgtattctctttttatttatctttaacacaacgtcttcaattcattggaattggggttgtacaaggaaagaggttagctcagGAAAAATGGAACACAGAGGACCGAGGAcaggagatgcgacgtagggcaaaggaagtggtggcaaaggccaaactagagccatatgatgacatgtatgccaggttggacactaaagaaggagaaaaggatctctacaggttggccggacagagggatagagatgggaaggacgTGCAGCAGGTTGAGGTAATTTAGGAtcgagatggaaatgtgttgactggtgccagtcagatggacagatggaaagaatagtTCGAGGAGTTGATAAATGAGGACAATGAGAGAGACGGAAGAGGAGaggtgtggtggaccaggaagtggcaaggattagtaagggggaagttagaaaggcatgaaagaggatgaacaatggaaaggcagttggtcctgatgacattcccaTGGAGGTAAGGAAGCATCTAGGGGAGGAAGCATCTCGAGGACCAGCATGTTCCAAGAGatttctagcgggtgagaagatgcctgacgaatggaggaaaagtgtgctggtgcccgggcaacagtatggtttcatgccttgaAAGAAAATATTCATTTCTTTACTTCTTAAAgctaaacatgaaatatttttgagaagaTATTCAGTAAGTCTTGGTGTAACTTTATCCTTAACTTCATAACTTAAGTTAATTTCATTTCGTAGTTCTCGAACAGTGAGCTTGTTTGTATGACATGACTTGTTCAtgattaaatgtcttttttttccttttttttttacctccatcCTCTTTTGCATTGTCGTCTTCCGCTTTGTCAACGGGGAATTTTCTCTTTGGCCCTTTTCCACCTTCGGCAAACGTACGTCGGCGTTTCTTGCTGTTATTTCCTCTCTTCCCCATCTCGTTCGGCCTTCTTGCGTTGTTTAAgggctttttttggttttgtaaaCCAGGTGGCCTGCTACCAGATGCGGAGGATGGCGAAAACAACAAGTATGTTGATCCAAGCACGGACGGCAAATGTATGAAGGAGCTTCGCTCACATCGGTCTCGAAAGAACACAGCGTCGTCGAAGTCGCTGTCACAAAGGAATGCGTCGCGTCGGACGACTTCAAAGTCACGGGCAGAGAACGATCGCCATGAACGGAGGATGTACGTTTTGGTTTTTTAATGGAGAACAAATAGAAACAATGAACAACGTAAGGCATtccttaaatatcacacaaacTGTACATCAGGAGCCGTATGTGGAATTTTGCGGTCGAAtcctggaagaagaaaaaaaacacacaaaagagggCCTTACACATATAAGTTACATGGaccaagaagaggaagaagttgaaggcttttcttcttcttcttcaaactTCAAAGCTTTGTACCGAAGCAGAGACTCGTCCAACCATTGATTTCAACAGGGTTTTGTCTTGGAATATTTGCATTTgtgaatacaaaacaaaaatacaaaaatgaacttCCCTCATACCACAACAACACATGAATAACAAAATCCAAAATCCAAACACACCAAACTCAATGGACTCAAATGAACAGGGAAAAAGGGGAACGTGAAACTTATTTGTATCGGGAAATTCCCCAATGTTGTAGTAATGCTGGATTTCGTTCTCAGGAAGACGACATTCATGATGTTGCAAACAAAGTTAGATGAGCTTTATGTGGAACGTGCTCAAGGTGCCCAAATAAGATCGCGTGCGAAATGGAGAAATGGATGCAGGAGGGGAAagaaattcttctttttgtagTCCAGAGAAGAGTAAGCAGGAGAGGAAGTCTTATGATAAATGGTATAGAAAGCAGTGATGCTGAGTTGATAAAAGAACAGGTTCTCTCATTCTATTCTgtacgtgtatgtatatgtgtgtgtgtgtatatatatatatatatatatatatatatatatatatgcgtatatatatatatatatatatatatatatatatatatatatatatatgcgtatatatatatatgtgtccgcctcacagttccggggaccggggttcgaatcccggccccgcctgtgcggagtttgcatgttctccccgtgcctgcgtggcttttcctCTTATTTGATGTTGGGTTGCGGGCGACATATTTCGCGTAACTTTACAAAATACTactacaaacaataataataattatcataATCAACTTTGAAGTGCTGCCCTCTGTTGGTCATTCTTAACACTGTAGCCTTCTTCCAAACATCAacagacaatttgaaatgttttttttaattttattttattttattttttttttaaagaagctgCATTTATTACACAAATTTAGTGCATCAATGACACAGTATACAAAGCACGTACAGGTCTTTATTTATACATTCGAcatgtttcgttttttttatactttcagAGCATGTAACACATTAAAAAGCACCCATAGTTATTTTCCTGGTTCTTTCCAGTCAAGACATCCCgcaattcatattcatatttataaCATAAATGTATAAGGATACACGCAAGGAGGTAACTGTGATCGAGTCAGAAATATTGACACTAAATGGACTGACCCATTCCatatgtgtaataataataataataacaacaacaacgacaacaacagtgTTTGTCAAATCTATAAATAATTAGCAAATATTAATACAAAGTAGATTTTTCCGGGAACTTTTTGGCTTTGAATCTGCAAGTTTTGGTTGTAAAGCGCGCTCTAATATGCTCGTTTTGAACTCGGCCGTCACCCATCTGATTTCTTGAGGCCGATGCCGATATTTGGCACCGGCGAAATTCTGATCTCCGATTATTCGGCCGATGAATTAAAGAAATAtgggaagaagagaaaaaatagatattttttggTAGGTGCGTTTCACCTTCTCGGAAAGTGCAGAATACGTGCGACGCGTTTCCCAAAGAAATTGTCACGCGTCTTGAAGGCATTTCCTGAGATGCGGTAGCCGGCGTGCGGGCAACTTCCGGCTGGCGCAAAAACGGGCGACAACGGCTGAAACGACGACAAACGTTAGTTCGGTGTTTACCGAACGTCACGTCTTCTCGTCGACTGACGCGTCACACATTCGAACGACGACGGCAGACGAGAAGAAGTGTCAAATCTTTTCATTTGTGCGCAAACGGCGTCATCTGCGTTTTGCTCGCCGGAAGTGCGAGTGACGCCGCGGTGGCAAAAAGTTATCGAATCGCTCACATAAACTTCGCTTCGAGTCCCAGAAGCGTCGGCGGCGCTTCTGCGAAATAAAAGCGATTCTTCGTTTTGCACTTTTCCAGCgccccaaaacaaaaatatgaagtcGGAGTTCAGCGCATGGTCCCGCATTGAGTGGAggtcataagtcaaggcactgCTGCAGTTTATTTCCTGTTGGTTAAATGTTAAAAGTCTTAAAGATCAAAAGTTTGGACCAAAATCCCAAAGTAACATGTTGGACTAAATACCAAAGTAGTTGacgtattttcaagaaaaacaaacaaaaacaacaacaacattattttcatttagcgattgactaaaaaaaatgtatgtatgaaaaaataaaacgtgtttTTTAATCGGGATggctaaacattttaaaaataccaaATAAGATTTAACCAAAAATTTGAAGtatattttgtttcataatttCAAGCAAACAAAACTTTGAAAAAAGCTGGGACTACTTCACAAATTATTCTGAGTAATTTTTATGCGCTCCTCGACagtggaaaaagacaaaatcacAAATATCGGATTTCATAACcctgaaaatatgtttcttaAATTCTTAAAAATCTTAGTTTGGGCCAAAAACCCTAAAGcaaaaattgtacattttcgtgcacatttttttttttacacaacaatatgtcaaattcaaatgttttaattctCCGGGTCTTCAACGAATCGGACTTTTGAACGTCAACTCAAGACGCTCGTTTCTCACTGACGTAAACATTCGACAtttgataaaacaataaataggaAAACATGTTAGTGGCAAAAGCAAACACCCAAAAGCGGCTCAGTggcgccccctggaaagttacAATATGAGCCCCGGCAGCAGTTTCACAAATGGACGCAAAAATCAAAAACGTCTCACGGACGCCTACCCCGAACGGGACTgcaagtcggccattttggacTAACTCTGATGAGGAAATTgggccaatcagaagcaggaATACTAAACTGAAACAATTCGACATTTTGTGCGAATTCCACAGCATGACATCATCGTCGGAAGTTCCACtggataataatcataataattattattataacatcaAATCGAAACGTTCTACTCTCGACGGCAAAGACAACAAACTCAGTTGCCGGGGAAACGCAGGAATGACCAATCAATGGAACTCGCTGGCCCCCACTAGTGGATGAGGAGTGTACTGCCGCTTCCAAATAGCCAACGTTTCCACCCTGACTTACCAGTGGCccaaaatgaacacatttgcaaaaagaaatatttattttgtattgtatgcatcactattttttttatatccacttttattatgttttaaatatttgtgatgtgtggattcacctatttgctgatgttttttttgggaaccTCTCTTTTTCACTGAAGCACTCACCCGCTTGCTCTTTTTCGCTCAAGCTGAtctaaaagtagtgctttggccccatcttgtggcattgaAGCATTTATACACCTTTTAAAGCGGGGCTCAATTATTCATATTGTTATTACTTTTGACTAGATTGATGAGAATGAATTCGACAGCTGCGGGATTCGAAATTGTTGCGCATCAGAATGCGAAAATCCACAAactggtctttttttttggtttgtttttttgactcACCAGCACAGACTGGTGGCCAGAAAGTGTACTGGCAGCCAGTCagtccaaatgtttttcaaggagttttttttttgtgtaaacgTTGTCAGGTGCTCCCTGCCACCGGGGGGGCAGTTACCTAGGTAACAGACTCACTGGTCTTTGCCGTGGTTAGGCGCCGGTCGCCTCGGCGACCGTCTGAGCAGCGGCGCGACGAAGAGGGCGACGACGCCCAGGTTGAGGGCCAGGCCGAGGGCCACGGCGCCGGCCGTGCCGGGCAGGGAGGGCGGCGCCCCCGTGGCCTCTAGCCGCCCCCGGCGGGAGGTCATGTCGCTCAACACCGCCCCCAACTGGAAGTGCGTCGCCACCACCGCGCTCACGTGGAACAGCTGGTGGCTGTGgcctacacaaacacaaaacagacaTGCAAGATATGTTGTCATCCGAggtttgctttcacgggccgtGTCGAAAGATGcggcaggccggatctggcccccggggccTTGAGTTCGACACCTGCGATGACTGTCACGTGTGCCGTCTCCGCCATGACAGCTTACATGCGCATCTTACACGATGACTGGATGTGACgacgggcgactggttagagcgtctgcctcgcagttctgaggaccggggttcaatccccggccccgcctgtgtggagtttgcgtgttctccccgtgcctgcgtggtttttctccgggcgctccggtttcctcccacatcccaaaaacatgcgtgctaggttgattggagactcgaaattgcccgtaggtgtgaatgtgagtgcgaatggttgtttgtttctatgtgccctgcgattggctgccaaccagttcagggtgtgccccgcctcctgcctgagaGACGCAAACAATGGGGGGGGGAATCTTCAAAAAGGAATTTGGTGGGTCGTACCAAAGTAGTCGAAGCGTCCTGGCGCCAGCCTCTCGGGCAGGTGCGAGGTGAACAGGAAGCAGGTGAGGAGGGCGAAGGTCACCTGGTAAAAGTGGCTGAGCAGAGCCTCGCTCGGGCTGCAGCGCCCCCCGCAGCACAGGAGGAGCTACACGTGCACcaaaacatgaaagaaaaaaaaacaaaaagaaagctgAAGGCTGTCaatcaagaaaaatagcactttactGTGTCAAAAAtcaaaagagaatgtaaagaaacaatacatgtaattactgcatgtactgtattatggGTCTGTTGGACGcatgcctttaaggggcgtggccgagTGAGCgatgtcaggagctggagtctgATTCGCCGCTtggtctgcgtgtgagcgtttgCGCGCGAGACGTCGTCGACAGCAGCTGCTCGCGGTCGAACCATCGCCAGTCACGTGTTTAGCTGACGAGGCTAAAGCTAAAGCTAACGCTATTCGAGCGGCCGATGCTGCGGCGTTTGCTCGCGCAGCGGCACGACGGATGAATAACATCTTGATTGTCGAGATGAACGCTTCACGTGTCCGTGAAAGATTGTCCGCTCGTCTCGACTCGCTCGCGGGTTGCGCGTGTGCGTCCGATACATTCAGGGACTGTCAAAGAAAGTCGGATTTTATAAGGCTCTCGCCACAACATTACCTGTGACACAACTGAAGGTTTTCTAAAGACATTGCAGAAAACCGTTGCCTCCTCTTTTATTTAGTTCCAAACGGCATCCGACTCTCACATATGTAGCAGGGAGCGATCCTGTTGTGTTACGTGAATTGTCGTCGGAGGTGTATCAATTCCGACGGTACCCGAATCAATCGTCACCTTGGCGTCGACAAGAAAAAAATCGGACGTCGGTCAAGCCCTACTGTTTGCATTCGTATTCAATAAACGGCAAGTGCGGCTCTCCTTGCCCGCGTGCCGCGGCATCTCCTGACCTTCCTTGCTAACGTTTTTCTTTCGCTTCAGCGAATCTGAAACTCGGgcaactcaaattttggctcacgAGACACAGTGAAAGAAACTCCCAAAACGAGTAAGTTGGCAGCGTATAACGAAGCAAAATATTCCAAAGAAAGCGGAAAATGTTAGCGTGTGACTTGCCCGGTGGAAGACGGGCAAACTGTCGAAGACGAAGGGCACCGCGAAGGCGAGCGTCCGCAGCACTTTGCTCCTCTGCGGGAAGCGCACCTCCACCAACCTGCCACGGAAACGCACGGCTCGCGTGAGATGCCCGTCGCCCACAACGGGCAACGACCAATTGCCTTTGGAAAATCACATTCATTTCCACGATGTGACCATTTCAATTATTGCCACTTGGTACTATTCAAATGGGAATAATTGTTtctcaggacaaaaaaaataaatcaaacattcCTGAAGTCATATTTGATCAAGTTCAAATGCCCAAATATCTGTCAAAAATGAAGTCGGATGATTTGCAAGATGTTTTGTGAAGACGCGAATGACATTTTCGGATCTGGTTTCCATGAAAaccaacacaaatgcatcttagcgTCCGAAgagttctgtttttttgttgtcttgtcGCTTCTTTCACAAACCTCAATCCAACTCTCTTTACTGTTAACGACTAACGACGTTGTTGCAACGCAGTTGCcgggatgaggcagccattttgcaatCGCACAATAGCCAAGAGCAAGATGAATGTCGTTATTTCTGAGATGTGAATGAATATTCCTGAATGTGTCCAAATGATCGGATTACTTTACAGCATTCAAAAAAGGgccaaattagatttttggtGTCATTGCCGCTATCGATCCAATGATATGAAGGCGAGCTATAGGTTGACAAAACCAGTTGACAGCGTGTCCTGGCTGACAGTCACTGCTGACACTAACAACGTAGCTGCCAACAGCGAAAGTTGCGTCGGTGTTGACAACTTTCGCTCGCCAGATTGTGCTTTCCCGACGCCCTCTATTGTCCATTTTGAAAAACGCAACGTACAACATCCAAATCTtctgatgctgttttttttctgctttagaTCAAATATGATTTCTGTTACTTGTTCCTATATGATTGATGAGAGTGTTCATATGTGGTGACAATTTCATTTGCCCTCACAGGATCAATAAAGTGTTTATCTACAGTAGCCATCTCTCACTTTTCTTCAcgttgtttcaaaaaaaaaaaaaaagtgatcttATCTTACTGTTCACACATGGTCAAAAAAACGCCATCATGGAGCGCGGCGTTGATGAAAACGAGCACAAAAAGGATCAAAACTTCCCCAAAACTTCACCATACGGCGTCAGAGCACAACTTTTGTCTATATGAAACTTCACAACattgttccttggcaccaagatgacGCCAGAGCACTACCTTTATTATTTAGGTgcgtccccctcccccccacaatTATTGGAAGATAGGTTCCCCAAAACAATCTACGATTAGGCAAATCTGCAAATGGAGAAATGCAGGGAACAGCGCTATTTCTATTCTtcctgtggaagttgatgcaagttaatgctaaaaaaaaaaaaaaaaaaaaaaaaaaaaaggttcaaagaTTGTCTGGTATTAGCAGAAAATTAAACAATTCAAAGAAAAATagtaaaagagaaaaacatgaataatgtcattttcatGTCAAGTGAAGAGGAAAGCTTATTAAAAAGGtaaatagcattttaaaaaaatataggtttatttttttgagtatTTGATGAGTCATCTCAGGTTTGTGCCAATATTGGCGCAGCGCGCATTGCTCGAACCGGTTTCGTCCGGCACGAGAGCTCCACATCAATCCGGTTTGGCTCGTTTTGAACGTAGCGACATCCACATAGCTCGgcataataattacaataaaaattaattaaaaaaaataataatcatcattttgCTGACCGTGAGTAGCAGGCGAGGCTGGTGCAGAGCAAGCTGTTGCCCACGGCGATGGGCACAAAGTGTCGATGCAGCCAGCCGTTCAGCCAGCCGTCGGGCATCACGTAGCAGCCGTAGCAGATCGCGGTgcctggaaaaaacaaaaacaaaacaaaaaaaaaaagagggacgAGTTGGACTGGGGGAGGAGTcgcatgctgcttcaccaagtcatCCCCTCATGTAATGGCACGACGTGGCCAATAGGGGCGAGAGTGCGTCGCGGTTCAATCAAATTTAAGGCCTCTCCTTCGCCGTTACAAGCAGACAACGATGTTATTGGATATATTTTTCGATTCATCTGGATGCGccgctttttaaaaacagattttgtTCTCGTTTTTGATACCATACGTTTTgctttgggttgtgtttagttttgtttcctGCGTTCATATGTTGTTCAcattattgtgtccacctgttctcgtcaacctccTACCTCGCGTCGACCAAtcggctctctccagccaccGGCGTCTCGTCCGGGTGTTCGTCGtcgtctcgtcaatctgtttgtattaaGTTCCCTGGTTTCATTCGGTCCACCGTCGGCGTCcggtgtcattgtctctgtctgtgccacatcgtagtcgccagttgtcgctCGGTTATTTCACCAGTCGTGTTTTGTTTCCGGTTTTAGGTTGATTCAAGTGTTTGTTACTTTGATCAACAGTTGTGGAACTTTGCTTAGTTAGCTTTTTCCATGTTCCTGGTTTGCCTTTTTGGggaattcaatattttttggcgacgccttgcctccctgcttccctgcacttgggtcgtccacgtttttgccttgccttcctcgcctaCAAAAACACTAACCGTGACGCTACATCGAGTATGACTAATTACAAATGTCTTAAATACTACTGTAAATTATatggcatttttttcattttgatttttacaATTTAAGACAAAGATTTGCAGACACTTAAAAATCAATACTGTAAATCCACTTTATTAGGGACACCAGCCAATGACATTCAATCCAAACATGAGAAGAATGAAACACGCTCTCTTTACAAAGTTGTACAAATATATGCTCCGTTTGTATTGACAGCaacatttctaatattttgaccctccAGTGTTGCTAAATAAGCTAATGATAAAGCTCATTAAATtgagcattatcatctttgCAATATTGGACCCCATCTGATGCTGCATGTGTACCTCATGAAGTGTCCATATGTTATTCTAGAACGTGTCGTATGAAGTGCGTTTGTACATTACAGTacgagtacacacacacacacacacacacactcgaaaTTTCAATCACAACATCAAAGATGGAAAAGCCCATGAAAAATACTCATGAGCTTCCataaaatcttttaaaatgtcGTTTCCAGATGTCAAGTGTATGTGAGGCCCAGCAAAAAGCCGTAGCAATACAGTCAAATACTAATATACTTTTACTGTAATACTTTACCATaattataatttcatatttacCAAAGCAAatcgtggagagtctctgtcaccgAAACGCACGAGTGGAGTCAGTGAACGGGGCGATCGACCATTGCCAGAAGTCACACTCTCTCCTCTCTTTTCTCGACAAttgcgccatgtttttgtggttcaatacggagtacagtacagtatacgtGGAGCCACGTCATCAGTAGACATTCGGCACTCAATCGCTCGGTGAAGAGTCGCCAACTTGCAAGTATCAGCAcaaatcatcaaaatgaaaaGTGATACAACACCTACAACCTCCCACGAATTACTCTATTACCATgccagaatttgatacagtggaCCAAAAGACTGCagagaaaacagttcagcagctgaaactgtcaacgagctgtcttgactcagtaccgtctgactttttcaaagctattgcgaagtctatgctagctgatttgcagcaaataatcaactgctcacttcagtcaggcgagtttcctaaagctctcaACGTAGCTGCCATGAAGACTCAGAACTTTAATGTTGAcgatcatagctatgcagatgaaaCACAGTTATATCCAGCGGTTTCTCCAGATGaccacagttcaattgaggtgttgtgacACTGtctaaaaaagataaataactggatgaaccaAAACCTCctccaattaaaccacaacaaaacagagGCAATTGTTTTTGGCAGGCAAGAAAAGAGGTTTGCTCTTAgcaaatacctggagtcactctctttaaaaagcaaagaccgagtccgaaaccttggtgtactgataagattccgacctgactttcaacagtcatatcaaatcaatgactgAAACTGCCTTTTAGCATcggaagaacatatccagagggaaggcttgcatgtgccgaGCAgagcaggagaagctcatccatgtttttatctcaagtaggcttgactattgtaatggtcttctgactggatttCCCCAAAAGAACATTCaaaagctgcagctcattcagaacgtTGCAGATCGGATTCTGACCGGAacaagaggtcagaacatattactccaattctgaaGTCTCTATACTGGCTTCTAGTCAGCCTTAGAATAGACTTTAAAgctctgctactggtctataaatcatgtAATGGTTTACACTGTAGGTCCTGAATATATGAAACAAATGCTCGTGAAATATAAAGCCAGTAGGACTCAGATCTGCAGGACCAGATCAGATAATGGAGCAaacagtccaaagcaaacacggtgaCGCAACATTTAGCTCTTCTGCTACatgcaaatggaataagttgtcaAAAGAAGTCAAGTCAGTAGGAATGTTTTTAAAACCAGGTTaaaatgttccccccccccccccccccccatcacgcTTATGATTATTTTCAGGATTTCCACtgttaaatgatctttcttgcactgtaggTTTCTtatctttatttatatatatatatatatatatatatatatttttttttttttattttctctttatttttaaattatttgattaatgTAAAGCACCTTCAGTTACCTTATGTAGGAAATGCgctgtatataaataaatgtgctttgcttcTACAAAATAGCTGTTGATTCATTTGATGATTGCTCATTTCTGGATTCAGCTATGGATTTTGACACTTCTGCGGATTACGTCACGATGTTTTAAGAAGGCGTAGCGACGGACAGACGATCATCGCTATCGGACGGATGACCGTCACTATCCAAGCTCGTTCGGTGACTAAAACTGTCGCTCCCCCGATCCCGCTTCAAAACAGTCGACGCGTTCTGTAGAGTCGCTGTTGAGAAGTATTGCGGCGTGCCCACAGTCTCACCCAGGCTGTAGAGGCTGAGCGCGCCGTAGTCGAGGAAGTAGCAGATGTGGCGCCACTCGGACGACATGGCGCTGAAGGTGTGCGCCGCGCAGGAGGTCAAAGGGTACACGCACACCAGCAGCATGTACGCCAGCAGCGGCCACGTGTAGCAGTCGCTCGCAAAGTTCGTGCTGCGGCACAGCGAGGCCAGCCTCCACGCGAAGTAcctgacgcacacacacgatgGCAGTCAACATCGTTCTTCATCGTTGGTAAGCACGCTACAGTGAACCACGAAAAGCCAAATTTGTTCCCCCTTTATTTCTCAAgtttttaaactttgttttcttctttttattattgttatcttatctgagcaaccttttattgctcagtgacttgtctttgttgtcttcatgcctcaaaagtattctctgtcaattgattaaGCTCGTGGAATTTTGTAAGATGACGttaaaagctttggttgaacatgttggtgtttaaatatgcaaCGTATAATTCTCATTTGTTTTACTGGCCAGTTTTCCAGTAAACTGGGAATGACAAAGAAACACGCAAGAGTTTTCTTGTCCCTCAGTCAAAGTGATGTTATGCAATTTGTTAAAACCCAGAGCGACAACAGGCACGAAGCAGTACTTGAAAAAGTGTGCTTTGATAGcttaaatgtgttcaaagtgTGCGGAAGTGGTCAAACCTAACAAAAGAAAGTCTAT of Phycodurus eques isolate BA_2022a chromosome 4, UOR_Pequ_1.1, whole genome shotgun sequence contains these proteins:
- the paqr6 gene encoding membrane progestin receptor delta, whose protein sequence is MADSRVFHPVWPLICRRGAARLGEVCRRGCAAVGSPAAVLGVELPPLFDVHQVPKVFREDCILSGYRHPQSSALDCVLSCFRLNNETVNIWTHFLPTWYFAWRLASLCRSTNFASDCYTWPLLAYMLLVCVYPLTSCAAHTFSAMSSEWRHICYFLDYGALSLYSLGTAICYGCYVMPDGWLNGWLHRHFVPIAVGNSLLCTSLACYSRLVEVRFPQRSKVLRTLAFAVPFVFDSLPVFHRLLLCCGGRCSPSEALLSHFYQVTFALLTCFLFTSHLPERLAPGRFDYFGHSHQLFHVSAVVATHFQLGAVLSDMTSRRGRLEATGAPPSLPGTAGAVALGLALNLGVVALFVAPLLRRSPRRPAPNHGKDQ